The Apus apus isolate bApuApu2 chromosome 4, bApuApu2.pri.cur, whole genome shotgun sequence genome contains the following window.
CTGATGGTGAACTGAACCCAGCAGCTTTGGGGAGGCAGGTAGCTACAAAGCAGCAACGCTGTGTTTGGTGGGAGAATGATCCCCTCCTTCACTCTCCTGCAGGGAGGGCCTCAGCAGCACTGGTAAGGGCAAGCAAACCTGTCTGGCTGGTCCTCAGgggctgaaaacaaaaccccactcAGATGGACAGTCCTGCATCTATCAAGAAATATTGCCTTCCTGCCTCATCGTTTCTAATCCCATCTGCAACCTAATTATTAAAAACCTTCTCAACCCAACAGCTGTaaatgctgcagcagccaggcagcccctgcagTGCTCCAGGAAGCAAATCACACCCTGGAACCCTAAGCTCACTTATTTAAGAAACACACAAACCATGAATGCTCTTACTGTGGCAtgaaggggggtggggggggaacaAACAAGAAATATCAAGGACTCATTTGTTTTTATGTCACTGCACAGTGAACTGAGCCATTGTTCCCTACCTGGGATAACAAAGCCCTTCAGAAAACACAAGTGCTTTTCTCAGTGTGTTCTTTAAAAAACGTCAAGACCAAAGCTGCCAGAAGAtgaacagctggaaaagaaaacaaaataaagcagctaACAGATTATCCAGAGGGTTTTCACACTTGAACTGTAAACGctcatttatttaataaaaataatcatccATTATAGCAACTTCTGCTCGTggtttttgttgattttttttttttttttacagtaaagcacagtttatttgctttcctcACCTCATGAGGATTCAATTCTGAAAATGCAAGTGAATGTAAACAATGCTCTCCAGGTCCCAAGATGCATCTGGGGACCCTTGGAGTTAATTACAAAGTCAAAAGAGAGAGCAAAATCAACGAAACACTTCCCAAAagtaaaaagttatttttttaaagtctctcCCTGTGCATCATATGACTCCAGAGAAGGCAAATTCATCTTATACATGAGACTTACCCAAACTTTGCTTTCTCCAAACTATTTCTATGACCTGACAGCATTTGATAAAGCTTTTTTCACAACATTAAAAAGCTTGAAGACTCATTTATTGTGATGAAtcaaaaggttttccttttaatgttcTCCAGAAATTTCTTCATGGCACAAGGATGTTAGATTTGTTCTGTCcatttttgtatttactttttttttagcagaaagagctgaaagACATTTCAAGAAAGGAGTGTAAAAGCAACATTAACTCTCTCTTCTGCACCAATATCACAGTAtttacacatttctttttttttttctttttttaaaaagcagcttaatTACACTATAAAATACTGGAGAAACTGTCAGTTAAGTTTCCCATTTTGGAGTTTTGCCCTGTATAAGACTGAGAGAGGGATGTTTTTATATTTCCTAAGTATGATGAGACCGGCAGATTAAAAACGGAACTCTGCTCCCTTATTTCAGAAAGATGGAACAGCCCCTGTGCACAAAACCTCTCCTCTTCTGCGGAAATCCCACAGGAGTTTAATCATCACAAATCAATACAAATGAGATAACAGGATATATGCAGCCCTGCtatttgctttgaaatgtcATCTATTTACAGTTGGAGGTGGGGGAAGCAAGTTAGCATCAAACACATTTTGGTGCTGCAGTGTGGTATAATATCCAGTAAGATTAATTCCTGGGGAGCTTGGCCAGGTCCCAAGTCTCACGTTGCACAAGAAATCACCAGTCCCTCCATTGCCCGGGATGTTCCTTCCTGCACAGCAAAGCCACTGCTCCCTCAGAGTCTGCTTTAATAAATAGTGAGAGGGCAGGTACCACCTCAGCTGTATTGTATCACAGGcaacacagaaattaaacagaattgggtacaatataaaaaataacGACAAAAACAGCCAGTCTGGTGAGCTCTGTGATCCTAAGCTTtatagccaaaaaaaaaataaaaataaaaatgacaggaTATTGGAAGTTTTGGTATTATCATCAAATTATCAGGTAGGGGAAACGGGTCTAGTTGTTCAGTGGTTTTGAGTGAGGGGGCTtcaggggtgggaagggaaggactTTTAAAAGGTGTCAAAGATAATTAAAGCATTCACAGTTTCAAAGCTGCTTGCCTTACAAAAATTTAAGACATTCAGATTCAAGGATACAACACTGTATTTTACAAAGGggttaaaattaattacatatacaagggggaaaaaaaagatacagcaaaataaaaaaagccagcaCCTCTGGGGTGGCATATTCCCTTTGTTGTTCGCCTCACGGAGCTGCACGTTTCCTATCTTTAAAGAATCAAACTGAGCAGTCGTGAAAACATTAACTGAGAGATTCtggcaaaattaaaaaagaactaacaaaacaaacacagcaagtCAAAAAACATCCTCCCCTAGAAAGCCGAATGCCACGGCTCAGGCTTCCACTtgcctgctgctccttgctgctgctgcccggaGTTTTCACAGGCTCACCTTGGGTTTTAAAGGCTTCCTGCTCGCGAGCTGAAGGAAACCATCCCATGCAAGCACAGCCCAAGTGGGCCATCCCTTACTCTGTTACAAAGTCTTGAATCGGTCCTGCCCACAGCAAAGGGTCCTTCAGACAACTCTTTTCCTCTCTATCCTGCAGAGGATTCTTTTGAAGGCCCTTCTGAAGTCATGGTTGAAAATTGTATAGATGACAGGGTTCAAGGAGCTGTTGCAGTAACCGAACCAGAAGAAGAACTTGAAGAGAGTGTCGGGCACGGAGCAGCTCTCGCAGACGGCTGTCAGCGTGTAGGTGAAGAAGAAGGGGAACCAGCAGATGACAAAGACCCCGATCACCACTGCCAGCACAAAGGTGAAGCGcttttccctgttctgcctgCCCCTCCACCGGGACCCTTTGGTGGTCCTCTCCTCCTCCGCCTTCCTGGGCAAACTGTCCCCAGGCTTAATCTGGCTCAGTTTAGTCTTGGTCTTTCCCCTTGATGTTTTCTCTGACTTCTTACACTGGTTGTTCTCCTGCTGCTCGGAGGAAGAGGTCTCCTCCATGTCGATGCCACTgacctctccctcctgcccaccaccaccccctgctgccttctccccattgagctgagctgtggctgGCAGGTCCTCTTTGTCAGTCAAGCCGTTCTGCCTCTTCTCGGGGCGCTCTGCCCGCTTGTTCGGCGGTACTCGGGTTCGCCGCTTGGCTATCTGGTAGATGCGCATGTAGACCAGGATCATGATGAGGCAAGGGGCAAAGAAGGAGCCAATACTAGAAGAGATGATGTACCACTTCTCATCGTTGATCTTGCACCCGGCCACCCCTTGGTCAGCTTGCTGCCCGCTCTTCTTCTCGATGGAGATGAGTGGTGGGAAGGAGATGACGGCCGAGATGACCCAGACAATGAAGATGATGCACTTGATGCGGCGCGGGGTACGCTTGAGGTTGTACTCGATGGCTTGTGTGATGGACCAGTAACGGTCCAGGCTGATGGCACACAAGTGCACAATGGAGGAGGTGCAGAACAGCACATCCAAGGCCAGGTAGATCTCACACCAGACTTTGCCGAAGTACCAGTATCCCATCACCTCATTTGCCAGGGAGAAGGGGATGACCAGTGTGGCTACCAGGATGTCAGCGGAGGCTAAGGAGACCAGGAAGAGGTTCTGGGGGGCCTTGAGCGCACGGCTGGTGAAGACAGCAATGATGACCAGGACATTGCCGAAGACGGTGAAGAGCATGAGCAAGCCCGCCAGGCTGATGAGGGCTACGGTGGTGTGCAGGGGGTACGGTGTGCCCCAGCCCGTCCCGGTCCCACTGTCGTTGAAGGTCCCGTTGGTGCCGGGAGGCGGGtagccctcctcctcctccagctgccgCTGGTACTCCATGGAGGAGAGGAAGTGGCCCCTCTCCGTGAACGGGCGCTCCAGGTTAAACATCAACCCCGGCTGCGTGGACACCCCCGCCCTTCGCCCCCTGCCCCACCCGCGCCGCGCCCCGCTTCTGCGCCCGGCTCCGCGGGGCTCCGCAGTCCTAACGCGCGGCTGGCGGGGCAGGGGCGGGGCGGTGGCGGCCGGGGGGCTGCGAGCGCCCGCGGCTCATGCTGagcggggcgcggagcggggaCCGGGGCTGCAGCCGGCGGCGGCTGCTCTGCTTCGCTCGCCGCCGAGCCGCTTTATAGCCCCGGATCAGGCCGGGGCTGCCGCGTCAGCCCCACGTGGGGAGCTGCCCCCGgtgcgcgcacacacacacacgcacacacacacacacacacgggcGCACAGACAGGCGGACACACCCCGCACACCCCCCGCCCCTCGGCCCCCCGCACACTCACCTCGCTTAGTGCTTACGCCCGCCAGCTCAGCCCCGCCTGTGTGTTGCACCCGCGGCACCTCAGCCCGCACACAGCCCCGCGCTCTCGCCCGGCTTCGTCCCGCCCGGCAGCAGGAGCGGAGCGCGGCGGGTCGCGCCCGCGGGGCGAGACGCGCAGGGGGGagcgggggcagcggggccggagTGCGTGTTTGGGGGGGTGGGCGTTGGAAAGGtcgtgccgtgccgtgcccgGCCGTCCCGGCGCCGCACAGCCCGGGGCACCCCGGGCAGCTCCCGCGGCGCGG
Protein-coding sequences here:
- the ADRA2A gene encoding alpha-2A adrenergic receptor, whose product is MFNLERPFTERGHFLSSMEYQRQLEEEEGYPPPGTNGTFNDSGTGTGWGTPYPLHTTVALISLAGLLMLFTVFGNVLVIIAVFTSRALKAPQNLFLVSLASADILVATLVIPFSLANEVMGYWYFGKVWCEIYLALDVLFCTSSIVHLCAISLDRYWSITQAIEYNLKRTPRRIKCIIFIVWVISAVISFPPLISIEKKSGQQADQGVAGCKINDEKWYIISSSIGSFFAPCLIMILVYMRIYQIAKRRTRVPPNKRAERPEKRQNGLTDKEDLPATAQLNGEKAAGGGGGQEGEVSGIDMEETSSSEQQENNQCKKSEKTSRGKTKTKLSQIKPGDSLPRKAEEERTTKGSRWRGRQNREKRFTFVLAVVIGVFVICWFPFFFTYTLTAVCESCSVPDTLFKFFFWFGYCNSSLNPVIYTIFNHDFRRAFKRILCRIERKRVV